In Paenibacillus sp. FSL M7-0420, a single genomic region encodes these proteins:
- a CDS encoding helix-turn-helix domain-containing protein, with amino-acid sequence MTEQLQEHTRRRLLHSLINIEAVTRSPSGKDQTEVYQEHTLIIVSEGQGWLKAEDRRYFLDKGAGFLIEAGSLNRIQAGEQGISWYRMEFALIPAGHVKLGTGDKGQEEHAEYLLCPGYLDCRPFSQCALLLDSIYYSFRRPEDIEWFTAQTRFQELLLLIMRANTPVLKAKDDREAVEASIRYMEEHCSEPLSVDQLAEIAGIGRARYTQMFKEITGRMPLEHLNGLRIERAQQQLLLTRDRLHEVALAAGYSNEYYFNRRFKRTVGVTPGQYRSLHQEGVRVFAPFLEDYLLALGITPVVQYCHAKWGKQEYLGLDQVPAFDISSGDWQGLIRYSPELIMLDDGFQRWQLGECRQVAPLFRLPFHQEDWRATLRSAGAVFGRTGRVQEVISEYEQQARQARRLLSRSVQGQTVALLRISAHGVALYGSENLGYSAHVLHEDLGMQRHPAVQRLTRGQKRVNLTNEELSGVTADHLFITFDLQEGESRELLETQLWRSLPAVRNRCVYEVDFMAWMNYGVLSHQRKIADVLKVLA; translated from the coding sequence ATGACCGAACAGTTGCAGGAACACACCAGGAGAAGGCTGCTCCACAGCCTGATAAATATAGAAGCGGTTACACGCTCCCCGTCCGGGAAGGATCAGACCGAAGTCTATCAGGAGCATACTCTAATCATTGTGTCCGAAGGGCAGGGGTGGCTGAAGGCAGAGGACAGAAGGTACTTTTTGGACAAAGGGGCCGGGTTCCTGATCGAAGCCGGATCACTGAACCGGATTCAGGCCGGCGAGCAGGGGATCAGCTGGTACCGGATGGAGTTCGCGCTGATTCCCGCAGGGCATGTTAAGCTTGGCACCGGAGATAAGGGGCAGGAGGAACATGCAGAATATTTGCTCTGCCCGGGATATCTGGACTGCCGGCCGTTCTCACAGTGTGCTCTGCTGCTGGATTCCATCTATTATAGCTTCCGGCGCCCGGAGGATATTGAATGGTTCACGGCTCAGACCCGGTTCCAGGAGCTGCTGCTGTTGATTATGCGGGCGAATACTCCGGTACTGAAGGCTAAGGATGACCGTGAGGCCGTGGAAGCCTCGATCCGCTATATGGAAGAGCATTGCAGTGAACCGTTATCTGTCGATCAGCTGGCTGAGATTGCAGGGATCGGGCGTGCGCGTTATACGCAGATGTTCAAAGAAATTACCGGCCGGATGCCCTTGGAGCACCTGAACGGGCTGCGTATTGAACGGGCACAGCAGCAGCTTCTGCTGACCCGGGACCGGCTGCACGAGGTTGCCCTGGCTGCAGGCTACAGCAATGAGTATTATTTCAACCGGCGCTTCAAAAGAACAGTAGGGGTGACTCCCGGACAATACAGAAGCCTCCATCAGGAGGGCGTCCGGGTATTTGCCCCTTTTCTGGAGGATTATCTGCTGGCGCTCGGCATTACTCCGGTCGTGCAGTATTGCCATGCCAAGTGGGGCAAGCAGGAATACCTCGGGCTGGATCAGGTTCCGGCGTTCGATATCTCCAGCGGAGACTGGCAAGGACTCATCCGTTACAGTCCTGAGCTGATTATGCTGGATGACGGCTTCCAGCGCTGGCAGCTTGGAGAGTGCCGCCAGGTGGCTCCATTATTCCGGCTCCCGTTCCATCAGGAAGACTGGAGGGCCACGCTCCGCAGCGCAGGTGCAGTCTTCGGGAGAACGGGTCGGGTGCAGGAGGTCATCAGCGAATATGAACAACAAGCCCGTCAGGCCAGGCGGCTGCTCAGCCGCAGCGTCCAGGGGCAGACAGTGGCATTGCTGCGGATTTCTGCCCATGGCGTTGCCCTGTATGGCAGTGAGAATCTGGGGTACTCAGCCCATGTTCTGCATGAAGATCTGGGGATGCAGCGGCATCCTGCTGTCCAGCGTCTTACCCGGGGACAGAAGCGTGTCAATCTGACCAATGAAGAGCTGTCAGGGGTGACCGCAGATCATTTGTTCATCACGTTTGACCTTCAGGAAGGGGAGAGCCGGGAGCTGCTGGAGACACAGCTCTGGAGAAGTCTGCCTGCTGTACGCAACCGCTGTGTGTACGAGGTGGATTTCATGGCCTGGATGAATTACGGTGTCCTGTCGCATCAGCGGAAGATCGCGGATGTGCTGAAGGTATTGGCTTGA
- a CDS encoding acyl carrier protein: protein MQDTIVRILSEIKNNPELLLTATEATDIVNEVGLDSLQMINFILRIEDEFEIEFDFDHFAYEDFQSIGDFMGFITATQTAS from the coding sequence ATGCAGGATACCATTGTGCGGATCTTGAGTGAAATTAAGAACAATCCAGAGCTGTTACTCACGGCCACTGAAGCCACCGATATTGTGAATGAGGTAGGTCTGGATTCCCTGCAGATGATTAATTTCATTCTCCGGATTGAAGACGAATTTGAAATTGAGTTTGATTTTGATCATTTTGCCTATGAGGATTTCCAGTCGATCGGGGATTTCATGGGGTTCATCACAGCCACGCAAACTGCTTCTTAA
- a CDS encoding radical SAM protein: MRQPQTSVVLDRDSFERLKKTIKHMSVTHKQVHLNPTYSTNLPVEVGLKLTNGCNLRCKHCFEWNAEGYHRDLGRAEQREELDFAVIEKVFRQTKETNANMFLWGGEPLYYSRFNELADLLEQDPRWTVLCTNGIQIIEKLDSILKMSNSLVCLISLEGFEAENDAIRGKGTFKKVMAGIDKLLELEKEGIYQGKISIHLTISDVMIDKLYDFVEFFENKGIDSVYITFPWYLPDEVSSNMDRYFNEHFKWLADDLEEGHRNSWHSFKYRISPDRIDSLLAQMERINQRTWNLRTRYQPALELDEVRDFVLGSEKPAQNKTQCLSIRTRLDVLADGEVSACKLFPEFSLGNLADQDLKDIWDGDNFERVRETLRCGLMPVCSKCILLYLHGK; the protein is encoded by the coding sequence ATGAGACAGCCGCAAACATCCGTAGTGCTGGACCGGGATTCCTTTGAACGGTTAAAGAAAACCATTAAGCATATGTCGGTCACGCACAAACAGGTTCACCTTAACCCTACGTATTCTACGAATCTTCCGGTCGAGGTCGGGCTTAAATTAACCAATGGCTGCAATCTGCGCTGCAAGCATTGCTTTGAATGGAACGCTGAGGGGTATCACCGGGATTTGGGCAGAGCCGAGCAGAGAGAAGAGCTGGATTTCGCTGTGATTGAGAAAGTATTCCGGCAGACCAAAGAAACGAACGCCAATATGTTCCTGTGGGGAGGAGAGCCTCTGTACTACAGCCGCTTCAATGAACTGGCCGATCTGCTGGAGCAGGACCCCCGATGGACAGTGTTATGCACCAACGGAATTCAAATCATCGAGAAGCTGGATTCTATCCTCAAAATGTCTAATAGTCTGGTCTGTCTGATCAGTCTGGAAGGCTTCGAAGCGGAGAATGATGCGATCCGGGGAAAAGGCACCTTCAAGAAGGTGATGGCAGGTATTGATAAGCTGCTGGAGCTGGAGAAGGAGGGCATCTACCAGGGGAAAATCTCTATCCATCTGACCATCAGTGATGTCATGATTGATAAGCTGTATGATTTTGTGGAGTTTTTTGAGAATAAGGGAATTGACTCGGTATATATTACCTTCCCGTGGTATTTGCCGGATGAGGTCTCGAGTAATATGGACCGCTATTTCAACGAGCATTTCAAGTGGCTGGCGGACGATCTGGAGGAAGGGCACCGCAACAGCTGGCATTCGTTCAAATATCGAATCTCACCCGATAGGATTGATTCGCTGCTTGCACAGATGGAGAGGATTAACCAGCGAACCTGGAATTTAAGAACACGTTATCAGCCCGCGCTCGAACTGGATGAAGTACGGGACTTTGTATTGGGTTCAGAGAAGCCTGCCCAGAACAAAACGCAATGCCTGTCGATCCGCACCAGACTGGATGTGCTGGCTGACGGCGAAGTCAGCGCCTGCAAATTATTTCCGGAGTTCTCCTTGGGGAATCTGGCGGACCAGGATCTCAAAGACATATGGGATGGCGACAATTTTGAAAGGGTCCGGGAAACCCTGCGATGCGGCCTGATGCCGGTATGCTCCAAATGCATTCTGCTGTATCTTCACGGAAAATAA
- a CDS encoding FkbM family methyltransferase: MPDETRYEQIQRMFWEKRVEAVQLLRRALKEQVEQIEIHKDETRIRLTDGRRFHWDLGHLNSLGFLMRDGFVEREESRLLSILIREGFEVFDIGANYGWYSTLFAQAVGQKGRVHSFEPVSPTFSELARNIQLNNLQNVVLNQLALSDYNGEAEIYLPVVSGSEDAALIIDPALQHETYRCRVQTLDTYIQQQHISHIDLIKIDIEGGELKALQGLEQYLQQHHEKPMLMLEATEVLALRFGNSISDVFRFLKQYQYQLFQLSAEELVELDSAAEVQAQNIFGLQPEHIRRYSPFIRLITIAK; this comes from the coding sequence ATGCCGGACGAAACCAGATATGAGCAAATCCAGCGGATGTTTTGGGAGAAGAGGGTCGAGGCTGTCCAATTGCTTAGACGGGCGCTGAAAGAGCAGGTGGAGCAGATTGAGATTCATAAGGATGAGACCCGGATCAGGCTTACAGATGGCAGACGGTTTCATTGGGATCTCGGGCACTTGAACAGTCTAGGTTTTCTCATGCGGGATGGATTTGTGGAGCGCGAGGAGAGCCGGTTGTTGTCCATACTGATCCGTGAAGGATTTGAAGTGTTTGATATCGGGGCGAATTATGGATGGTATTCCACGTTATTCGCACAAGCGGTGGGGCAGAAGGGTAGAGTTCATAGCTTTGAGCCGGTAAGCCCCACCTTCTCTGAACTGGCAAGAAACATCCAATTAAATAACCTGCAGAACGTCGTTCTTAATCAGCTTGCGCTGTCTGACTATAACGGGGAAGCGGAGATCTATCTGCCTGTAGTAAGCGGGTCGGAGGATGCTGCGTTAATTATTGACCCGGCCTTGCAGCATGAAACCTACCGTTGCCGGGTGCAGACGCTGGATACGTACATTCAGCAGCAGCATATCAGCCATATTGACCTGATCAAAATCGATATTGAAGGCGGCGAATTAAAAGCATTACAGGGATTGGAGCAGTATTTGCAGCAGCATCATGAGAAGCCCATGCTCATGCTGGAAGCGACGGAGGTTTTGGCTTTGCGGTTCGGTAATTCGATAAGTGATGTATTCCGGTTTTTGAAGCAGTATCAGTATCAGCTCTTTCAACTGTCCGCAGAGGAGCTTGTTGAGCTGGATAGCGCTGCGGAAGTGCAGGCACAGAATATATTTGGTCTGCAGCCGGAGCATATCCGGAGGTACAGCCCGTTCATCAGATTGATAACCATTGCAAAGTAG